From one Thalassospira lucentensis genomic stretch:
- a CDS encoding 2-dehydro-3-deoxy-6-phosphogalactonate aldolase, producing the protein MAYPTSVNSQITDAATPVSHRRLIAILRGVKPDEAASMARALVDAGITMIEVPLNSPEPLESIVAMKAEVGDAALIGAGTVLTEDDVERVKAARGEFIVSPNCDSAVITKTRELGMGSWPGVLTPSECFAAIRAGASGLKIFPASIIGAEGIKAMRAVLPKDMPVYAVGGVGPDDFATYAKAGCDGFGLGSGIYKPGMAASDVSKAAMAYVAAHDAVFG; encoded by the coding sequence ATGGCATATCCGACTTCGGTCAATTCGCAGATCACGGACGCGGCAACCCCCGTGTCGCATCGCCGGTTGATTGCCATCCTGCGCGGCGTGAAACCCGACGAGGCGGCATCAATGGCGCGTGCCCTTGTCGATGCCGGGATCACGATGATCGAAGTGCCGCTGAATTCGCCAGAACCGCTTGAAAGCATTGTAGCGATGAAGGCCGAAGTTGGTGATGCGGCCCTGATTGGTGCCGGTACGGTCTTGACCGAGGATGACGTCGAACGGGTCAAGGCGGCACGGGGCGAGTTCATCGTGTCGCCCAATTGTGATAGTGCGGTCATCACCAAAACCAGGGAACTTGGCATGGGATCATGGCCCGGTGTTCTGACACCGAGCGAATGTTTTGCCGCGATCCGGGCCGGTGCAAGCGGGCTTAAAATCTTTCCGGCCAGCATCATCGGTGCGGAGGGCATCAAGGCAATGCGCGCCGTATTGCCAAAAGACATGCCCGTCTATGCGGTTGGCGGGGTCGGGCCGGATGATTTTGCGACCTATGCCAAGGCCGGTTGTGACGGTTTTGGGCTTGGGTCCGGCATCTATAAACCCGGTATGGCGGCCAGTGACGTTTCAAAGGCCGCCATGGCCTATGTCGCGGCGCATGATGCGGTGTTTGGTTAA
- a CDS encoding aromatic ring-hydroxylating dioxygenase subunit alpha — protein MRFSSDIQDLVSRREKGKSLEAPFYNAPEILKLDVEAIFNQHWIFVAVEPELPEPGDCITVEVGRASILLLRGDDMEIRAFHNVCRHRGAKLIDERATTIGNIVCRYHGWTYNEDGDLILAEHMGAGFDKSCHGLKAVHIRSIAGLIFICLADEAPKDIDEMARVMTPYIAPHDIANCKVAFTSDLIEEGNWKLTMENNRECYHCEANHPQLTVPLSEFGFGFSPDEMDERRSEDVKKYTNAVENDHKRWESCGLPSAEEDHLSDITGFRTMRLPLMWEGESQTLDTKVASKKLLGKFTDPKLGGLSFWTHPNSWHHFMSDHIVTFSVLPLSADRTLVRTTWLVHKDAIEGEDYNLDNLTQVWKMTNQQDADLVRLAQLGSEQPSYEPGPYSSFTEPHVEAFCDWYIARMKQHLAKDKSGAATK, from the coding sequence ATGCGCTTTTCTTCTGACATACAAGATCTCGTGTCGCGCCGCGAAAAAGGCAAAAGCCTCGAAGCGCCATTTTATAACGCCCCGGAAATCCTCAAGCTTGATGTCGAGGCGATCTTCAATCAGCACTGGATTTTCGTTGCGGTCGAGCCGGAACTGCCCGAACCCGGTGATTGCATCACGGTCGAGGTTGGCCGCGCCTCCATCCTGCTTCTGCGCGGCGACGATATGGAAATCCGCGCCTTTCACAATGTGTGCCGCCACCGCGGGGCAAAGCTGATTGACGAACGGGCCACCACCATCGGCAATATCGTCTGCCGCTATCACGGCTGGACCTATAACGAAGACGGCGACCTGATTCTGGCCGAACATATGGGTGCTGGCTTCGATAAAAGCTGTCACGGGCTAAAGGCCGTCCATATCCGTTCCATCGCCGGGCTGATTTTCATCTGCCTTGCCGATGAAGCGCCCAAAGATATCGATGAAATGGCCCGCGTGATGACGCCCTATATCGCGCCGCACGACATCGCCAATTGCAAGGTTGCCTTCACCTCCGACCTGATCGAGGAAGGCAATTGGAAGCTGACGATGGAAAACAACCGCGAATGCTATCACTGCGAAGCCAACCATCCGCAATTGACCGTACCGCTTTCCGAATTCGGTTTTGGCTTCTCCCCCGATGAAATGGACGAACGCCGGTCCGAAGACGTCAAGAAATATACCAACGCGGTTGAAAACGACCATAAACGCTGGGAATCCTGCGGCCTGCCATCCGCAGAAGAAGATCACCTTTCCGATATCACCGGCTTCCGCACCATGCGCCTGCCCCTGATGTGGGAAGGAGAATCCCAGACGCTCGATACCAAGGTCGCCTCCAAAAAGCTGCTTGGCAAATTCACCGATCCGAAGCTTGGCGGGCTCAGCTTCTGGACGCATCCGAATTCATGGCACCATTTCATGAGTGACCATATCGTCACCTTCTCGGTCCTGCCGCTGTCAGCCGACCGCACGCTGGTGCGCACAACCTGGCTGGTCCACAAGGATGCCATCGAAGGCGAAGACTACAATCTCGATAACCTGACCCAGGTCTGGAAAATGACAAACCAGCAGGACGCCGATCTGGTCCGTCTTGCCCAGCTTGGCAGTGAACAGCCATCCTACGAACCCGGCCCCTATTCAAGCTTTACCGAACCGCATGTCGAAGCCTTCTGTGACTGGTATATCGCACGGATGAAACAGCATCTGGCCAAAGACAAATCCGGGGCGGCCACCAAATGA
- a CDS encoding inverse autotransporter beta domain-containing protein → MKSVNLHGLLTAWLALLVVDGTSNAVIAQDQDVPKWGSHIDFEGKAGTERSLGEGDMFIPLLQNNDSMLFANFRARFDDDNGREGNFGLGIRHMHESGWNLGGIAYFDRRESEWGNYFNQVTLGAEALSTDWDFRTNAYVPQGSRVRNVDALNEVSLSGTTISFLGGEERSMAGFDGEIGWRLPVYEPEEPQQIRLFAGGYHFFADEVADITGPRLRAEMAFDEVPWLWDGSRFSIGSEWQHDNPRGSQGFVTARLRIPLQFFGSGRKRLTPMERRMTEPVIRDIDIVSQSGAFGPVETATGTADGQTLTVITSSSVANTAALNTALDTAGANTVIIGGTIDVTTQVNMVAGQTLVGSGNITVKSPSGREAILTVSGGKIAATDQNSPYALLMRDNTKLIGMTVSNSDNGGTGIFAVRADNTTGVTIENSTLTAFGATGGGVGIDARNSTNLVVRNNTISPSSNTAGAVGIIISNSTNPTIANNTFSFSTGTLKTVISSSGAGTTSFNAASTGNTTNDGSCNLSGATTGSVGFSTINCQ, encoded by the coding sequence ATGAAATCCGTTAATCTTCATGGTCTTTTGACCGCGTGGCTTGCATTACTGGTGGTTGATGGCACCAGCAATGCAGTAATCGCGCAAGATCAGGACGTGCCGAAATGGGGTTCGCATATTGACTTTGAAGGCAAGGCCGGGACCGAGCGCAGCCTTGGCGAAGGTGACATGTTCATCCCTCTTCTTCAAAACAATGACAGCATGTTATTTGCCAATTTTCGAGCACGCTTTGATGACGACAACGGCCGCGAAGGCAACTTTGGCCTTGGCATCCGCCACATGCATGAAAGCGGCTGGAATCTGGGTGGTATTGCCTATTTCGATCGGCGCGAAAGTGAATGGGGAAACTACTTCAATCAGGTAACCCTCGGTGCCGAGGCGCTTTCAACCGACTGGGATTTTCGTACCAATGCCTATGTGCCGCAGGGCAGTCGTGTTCGCAATGTGGACGCCTTGAACGAGGTCAGCCTGTCGGGCACAACCATCAGCTTCCTTGGCGGCGAAGAACGCAGCATGGCTGGCTTTGATGGCGAAATCGGTTGGCGTCTACCGGTCTATGAACCAGAAGAACCCCAGCAAATCAGACTGTTCGCCGGTGGATATCATTTCTTTGCCGACGAGGTCGCGGACATAACCGGTCCGCGACTGCGGGCTGAAATGGCATTCGACGAGGTCCCCTGGCTTTGGGACGGATCACGCTTTTCCATCGGCAGCGAATGGCAACATGACAATCCGCGCGGTTCACAAGGTTTCGTGACGGCACGCCTTCGCATTCCGTTGCAATTCTTTGGTTCAGGCCGCAAACGCCTGACACCGATGGAACGCCGTATGACCGAACCGGTGATCCGCGATATCGATATTGTCAGCCAGTCCGGTGCCTTCGGCCCGGTTGAAACCGCAACCGGAACCGCCGATGGCCAGACATTGACGGTTATTACCTCCTCATCGGTGGCCAACACAGCAGCACTGAATACTGCACTGGACACAGCAGGTGCCAACACGGTTATCATCGGTGGGACAATTGATGTAACGACCCAGGTAAATATGGTTGCCGGTCAAACGCTGGTCGGGTCCGGCAATATCACTGTCAAATCCCCTTCCGGTCGCGAAGCGATCCTGACTGTCTCTGGCGGCAAAATCGCGGCGACGGACCAAAATAGCCCCTATGCTCTGTTAATGAGAGACAATACCAAACTGATCGGAATGACCGTCAGCAATTCGGATAACGGTGGGACTGGCATTTTTGCCGTTCGCGCTGACAACACAACCGGCGTCACAATCGAAAACAGTACGCTCACGGCCTTCGGTGCGACGGGGGGCGGCGTCGGCATTGATGCGCGTAATTCAACCAATCTGGTGGTTCGCAATAACACCATATCGCCATCATCAAATACCGCTGGTGCGGTCGGAATTATCATTTCAAATTCCACCAACCCCACCATTGCCAACAACACGTTTTCGTTTTCAACAGGCACCCTTAAAACTGTTATTTCTTCTAGTGGCGCAGGAACAACAAGCTTCAACGCTGCCTCTACCGGGAACACGACAAATGATGGCAGTTGCAACCTTTCTGGTGCAACGACAGGCTCTGTGGGCTTTAGCACCATCAACTGCCAATAG
- a CDS encoding 2-dehydro-3-deoxygalactonokinase produces MAVSPSLHSPSSQSAHPAWIAVDWGTSNVRAWAMDDGNSILDQASSPLGMNAIAADDALSFEGVLIGLIDRWLPRDATVRVQVVICGMAGAKQGWLEAPYCSVPVRPEELASGAVRPDISDPRIDVAILPGLKQIDDPDVMRGEETQLVGFMAAHPAFDGWVCLPGTHSKWARVSGGAIRGFKTYMTGEVFALLSKQSILRHSMDDRWDDAVFEQTVREAASAPSGFLHRLFTVRAGGLVGNADAASQPGASVLSGAVIGSEIADVVRDLGRDSQIAQIALIGDGKLAGLYRKALAAHGFDADAVDGEAITIAGLANAYRVINIS; encoded by the coding sequence GTGGCCGTATCTCCGTCTTTGCATTCCCCGTCATCGCAGTCTGCACATCCGGCATGGATTGCGGTGGATTGGGGGACGTCGAACGTTCGCGCATGGGCGATGGATGATGGCAACAGCATCCTTGATCAGGCTTCAAGCCCGCTTGGCATGAATGCTATTGCCGCCGATGATGCGCTTAGTTTCGAGGGTGTGTTGATTGGCCTGATTGATCGGTGGTTGCCGCGTGATGCGACTGTGCGGGTCCAGGTTGTTATCTGCGGCATGGCCGGGGCAAAGCAGGGATGGCTTGAAGCGCCTTATTGTTCCGTGCCGGTGCGCCCCGAAGAACTGGCATCGGGGGCTGTTCGGCCCGATATTTCCGATCCGCGGATCGATGTTGCGATCTTGCCGGGCCTTAAACAGATTGATGATCCCGATGTGATGCGCGGCGAGGAAACCCAGCTTGTCGGGTTCATGGCGGCCCACCCGGCATTTGATGGCTGGGTCTGTTTGCCCGGCACCCATTCGAAATGGGCGCGGGTTTCCGGCGGTGCGATCCGCGGATTTAAAACCTATATGACGGGCGAGGTCTTTGCCCTGCTGTCAAAGCAATCGATCCTGCGGCATTCGATGGATGACCGGTGGGATGATGCCGTGTTCGAGCAAACCGTGCGCGAGGCGGCAAGTGCGCCAAGCGGCTTCCTGCACAGGTTATTTACCGTGCGTGCCGGCGGATTGGTCGGCAATGCCGATGCCGCAAGCCAGCCGGGGGCTTCCGTCCTTTCCGGTGCGGTCATCGGATCGGAAATTGCCGATGTGGTTCGTGACCTTGGCAGGGATAGCCAGATTGCCCAGATTGCATTGATCGGCGATGGCAAACTGGCGGGACTATATCGCAAGGCACTGGCCGCCCATGGGTTTGATGCCGATGCGGTGGATGGCGAGGCGATCACGATCGCTGGTCTGGCAAATGCCTATCGCGTAATAAACATATCGTAA
- a CDS encoding CDP-alcohol phosphatidyltransferase family protein: MFDARLRPLIDKPLNAVARQLSGSGITPNMVTGLGFVLGLLAAAALAFRLDHIALGLIILSRIMDGLDGAVARHTQPRSRHAGSKSQESDLGGYYDIVADFLFYAGIILAFAIGRPEHALMAAFLIFCFVGTGSSFLAYAIIAAKTGRNHEKQGKKSFYYLTGITEGSETILILVLICVFPQWFNQIAGIFGALCLLTTAGRVMQARRDFG; encoded by the coding sequence ATGTTTGATGCCCGCCTGCGCCCCCTGATCGACAAACCGCTCAATGCCGTCGCCCGCCAGCTATCGGGAAGCGGCATTACGCCCAACATGGTCACCGGCCTTGGTTTTGTCCTTGGTCTTCTGGCTGCAGCCGCACTCGCCTTCCGGCTTGATCACATCGCGCTTGGCCTGATTATACTCAGCCGCATCATGGATGGTCTTGACGGCGCCGTTGCCCGCCATACCCAGCCCCGGTCCCGCCATGCCGGATCAAAATCACAGGAAAGCGACCTTGGCGGCTATTACGATATTGTCGCCGATTTCCTGTTTTATGCCGGTATCATTCTGGCCTTTGCCATCGGACGGCCGGAACACGCCCTTATGGCGGCATTTCTGATTTTCTGTTTTGTCGGCACCGGATCAAGCTTTCTGGCCTATGCGATCATCGCGGCCAAAACCGGCCGCAACCATGAAAAACAGGGCAAGAAAAGCTTCTATTACCTGACCGGCATTACAGAAGGCAGCGAAACCATCCTGATTCTTGTGCTAATATGCGTTTTCCCGCAATGGTTTAATCAGATTGCCGGGATTTTCGGGGCGTTATGTCTACTGACGACGGCGGGCCGCGTAATGCAGGCACGTCGGGACTTCGGATAA
- a CDS encoding ABC transporter substrate-binding protein, with the protein MSIRFCAIVAAAMMLFGCGESGPIKIGFIAGISGDGADTGIAALHALELAVEQVNQQGGIHGRKLEIIARDDQKNPETAKAAVREFKELGVTAIIGPIISSVGMAMLPVVNELDIVTISPTASAAEFTGLRDNFFRMNSTTRENADAYARRNIDKGRMRISLALDGENEAFTESWYREFLLTFDKLGGRVLSKVWFNTADTTKPDVARQLLADNPDTIIFVANGVDSAELAKEIRKTDQDIPLSTAEWAGTEQLITLGGDAVEGMELLQTYDRYATNPRYQKFVADYRQKFNEQPGYTSVLAYDAMTVLTAAMETRAPDQPLSDALVTLPPQQGLHQELMFDQFGDGKRNAYFVKIKNGQFILE; encoded by the coding sequence TTGTCCATCCGTTTTTGTGCCATCGTCGCGGCTGCGATGATGCTGTTTGGCTGTGGGGAAAGCGGCCCGATCAAAATCGGTTTCATTGCCGGTATTTCCGGTGACGGTGCCGATACCGGAATTGCGGCACTTCATGCGCTTGAACTTGCCGTGGAACAGGTGAACCAGCAAGGCGGCATTCACGGTCGCAAACTTGAAATCATCGCACGCGATGATCAGAAAAATCCCGAAACGGCAAAGGCAGCGGTTCGCGAATTCAAGGAACTTGGCGTGACCGCCATTATCGGACCAATCATAAGCTCGGTCGGCATGGCAATGCTGCCGGTGGTCAACGAACTTGATATCGTGACCATTTCACCGACCGCCTCCGCTGCAGAATTCACCGGCCTTCGCGATAACTTTTTCCGCATGAATTCAACCACGCGGGAAAATGCCGATGCCTACGCCAGACGTAACATCGACAAGGGGCGCATGCGCATTTCCCTTGCCCTGGACGGTGAAAACGAAGCCTTCACCGAAAGCTGGTACCGTGAATTCCTGCTGACCTTTGACAAGCTCGGCGGTCGGGTTCTCTCGAAAGTCTGGTTCAACACCGCCGATACCACCAAACCGGATGTCGCCCGGCAACTTCTGGCCGATAATCCCGATACGATCATCTTTGTTGCCAACGGTGTCGACAGTGCCGAACTGGCAAAGGAAATCCGCAAAACAGATCAAGATATCCCACTTTCGACCGCCGAATGGGCCGGCACCGAACAATTGATCACCCTTGGCGGGGACGCTGTCGAAGGCATGGAACTGCTGCAAACCTATGATCGTTATGCCACCAATCCGCGCTATCAGAAATTTGTCGCCGATTACCGTCAGAAATTCAATGAACAGCCTGGCTATACAAGTGTCCTGGCCTATGACGCAATGACGGTCCTGACCGCCGCCATGGAAACCCGGGCCCCCGATCAACCGCTTTCGGATGCGCTTGTGACCCTGCCACCGCAACAGGGCCTGCATCAGGAATTGATGTTTGATCAGTTCGGTGACGGAAAACGCAATGCCTACTTCGTGAAAATCAAAAACGGGCAGTTCATTCTGGAATAA
- a CDS encoding GIY-YIG nuclease family protein, with translation MASFTFVYVLREREVPRPRTYVGWSTDVEARLATHNSGKGAKTTRGRQWDLVYVERFRTFGEAMSREWHLKRDRKLRKMLAGDG, from the coding sequence ATGGCGTCATTCACCTTTGTCTATGTGTTGCGCGAGCGGGAGGTTCCCCGCCCGCGCACCTATGTCGGCTGGTCAACCGATGTCGAGGCCCGGCTTGCCACGCACAATAGCGGCAAGGGAGCCAAGACGACGCGCGGGCGGCAATGGGACCTTGTTTATGTCGAACGGTTCCGCACCTTTGGCGAGGCGATGAGCCGCGAATGGCATTTGAAGCGCGACCGGAAATTGCGCAAAATGCTGGCAGGTGATGGGTAA
- a CDS encoding pyridoxal phosphate-dependent aminotransferase, with amino-acid sequence MSVSDAQPVSPFAANGIRHDVRDIGASLIREVAHLGMGRENIVPLWFGEPDQPTPEFIRKAAISALEAGDTFYQPNRGITPLRDALAVYGNRLYGTALDRQNITVTVSGLNALMIAMQSILKAGDRMVTTAPIWPNIVAMPKVLGAQVTTVPLRSGNDGWQLDIDEFIAACAPDTRAILINSPNNPTGWVMPAEDQKKLVEFATERGIWLIADEVYARLIYDGSDVAPSFVPYVSDDTRIMVINSFSKSWAMTGWRLGWITAPKGVGSELEKLMEFNVSCPAGFIQQAGIVALEEGEEFVAGSRARYSRARAAIIERLRDMNRIHLPEADGAFYAFFRVDGVEDTLSFAKDLLLSEGIGLAPGEAFGPEGAGHIRACYAVSEDRIHKAMDGLARFLKR; translated from the coding sequence ATGTCCGTTTCAGATGCCCAGCCTGTTTCCCCGTTTGCTGCAAACGGCATTCGACATGACGTGCGTGACATTGGCGCGTCGCTGATCCGCGAGGTTGCCCATCTGGGTATGGGACGCGAAAATATCGTGCCGCTATGGTTTGGCGAACCCGATCAGCCGACCCCGGAATTCATTCGCAAGGCGGCGATTTCGGCCCTTGAGGCGGGCGATACTTTTTATCAGCCCAACCGGGGGATCACGCCGCTTCGCGATGCGCTGGCGGTTTATGGCAATCGTCTTTATGGCACGGCACTTGATCGTCAAAACATCACCGTGACGGTATCGGGGCTAAATGCCCTGATGATTGCGATGCAGTCGATCCTGAAGGCGGGCGACAGGATGGTGACCACAGCCCCAATCTGGCCCAACATTGTTGCCATGCCAAAGGTTCTGGGTGCGCAGGTGACAACCGTGCCGTTGCGGTCCGGGAATGATGGCTGGCAGCTTGATATTGATGAATTCATTGCCGCCTGTGCGCCCGATACGCGCGCCATACTGATCAATTCGCCGAATAATCCGACCGGTTGGGTCATGCCCGCGGAGGACCAGAAAAAGCTGGTCGAATTTGCCACTGAACGAGGCATTTGGTTGATCGCGGATGAGGTTTATGCGCGCCTGATCTATGACGGATCGGACGTGGCCCCGTCATTTGTGCCCTATGTCAGCGACGATACGCGGATCATGGTGATCAACAGCTTTTCCAAAAGCTGGGCGATGACCGGCTGGCGGTTGGGTTGGATCACTGCACCCAAGGGGGTTGGCAGTGAACTTGAAAAGCTGATGGAATTCAATGTGTCCTGCCCGGCGGGGTTCATTCAGCAGGCGGGGATTGTAGCGCTTGAGGAAGGCGAGGAATTTGTTGCGGGCTCGCGCGCCAGATATAGCCGTGCACGTGCAGCAATCATCGAACGGTTGCGCGACATGAACCGCATCCACCTGCCCGAAGCAGACGGCGCATTCTATGCGTTTTTCCGGGTTGATGGGGTTGAGGATACGCTTTCCTTTGCCAAGGATCTTTTGCTGTCCGAGGGCATCGGCCTTGCGCCCGGCGAGGCATTCGGGCCAGAGGGGGCAGGCCATATCCGTGCCTGTTACGCGGTATCGGAAGACCGCATTCACAAGGCGATGGACGGACTGGCCCGGTTTTTGAAGCGTTAG
- a CDS encoding SDR family oxidoreductase — protein MDLGIKGRKAIVCASSKGLGRGCAIKLAEAGVDLTLNARSEGPLNETAEYIRDTFGVKVTTVACDITTEEGRNKVLAAEGMPDILVNNAGGPPPGVWSDWGQKEWEAAVQSNMLTPILLATAVLPGMISRKWGRIVNITSGSVKSPIPHLGLSNAARAGLTGFVAGTARQVAKDGVIMNNLLPGQHDTDRINALMTNRAKNEDISLDEARAKTQAGLPTGRFGDPIDFGATCAFMCSEHAKFMVGQNILLDGGAFNSTMG, from the coding sequence TTGGATCTGGGAATCAAGGGCCGCAAGGCGATTGTCTGCGCGTCATCAAAGGGACTTGGGCGTGGTTGCGCGATCAAGCTGGCGGAAGCGGGTGTTGATCTGACGCTGAATGCGCGTTCCGAAGGGCCGTTAAACGAAACGGCGGAATATATCCGCGATACGTTTGGTGTGAAAGTCACCACGGTTGCGTGTGACATCACCACCGAAGAGGGTCGCAACAAGGTTCTGGCGGCCGAAGGCATGCCCGATATTCTGGTCAATAATGCCGGTGGTCCGCCGCCCGGTGTCTGGTCCGACTGGGGACAGAAGGAATGGGAGGCGGCGGTTCAGTCCAACATGCTGACCCCGATTCTGCTGGCGACCGCGGTTTTGCCGGGCATGATTTCGCGCAAATGGGGCCGGATCGTCAATATCACGTCGGGTTCGGTCAAATCGCCGATCCCGCATCTGGGGCTTTCGAATGCCGCACGGGCCGGGTTGACCGGCTTTGTGGCCGGGACCGCACGCCAGGTGGCCAAGGATGGCGTGATCATGAATAACCTGCTGCCGGGGCAGCATGATACGGATCGTATCAATGCATTGATGACCAATCGGGCCAAGAACGAGGATATCAGCCTTGACGAGGCGCGCGCCAAAACGCAGGCGGGTCTTCCGACCGGGCGTTTTGGTGATCCGATTGATTTCGGGGCGACCTGTGCCTTCATGTGCAGCGAACACGCAAAATTCATGGTCGGTCAAAACATTCTGCTTGATGGTGGGGCCTTCAACTCCACCATGGGCTGA
- a CDS encoding DUF6644 family protein, giving the protein MQELATWLEASTLATALRSPGPLYMLVNAAHILGLSLLIGAIVPLDLRLVGIIRRPDIRVIGPFLSRAAGCGFLLVLLTGPALWSVNAVEYLDNTAFRWKMLLVALGIATIVIQHVAPGWRHAITTGRITRPTRIMAALSLLIWPSALLAGRWIGFL; this is encoded by the coding sequence TTGCAGGAACTTGCGACCTGGCTGGAGGCAAGCACCCTTGCCACCGCATTACGTAGCCCGGGGCCGCTTTATATGCTGGTCAATGCCGCGCATATTCTCGGGCTTTCATTGCTGATCGGTGCAATCGTTCCGCTGGATTTGCGACTTGTCGGGATCATTCGCAGGCCCGATATCCGGGTAATCGGACCGTTCCTGTCGCGTGCGGCAGGATGCGGTTTTTTGCTTGTTCTTCTGACCGGTCCGGCACTCTGGTCGGTCAACGCGGTCGAGTATCTCGACAACACGGCTTTCCGATGGAAGATGCTGCTTGTCGCACTGGGTATCGCCACCATCGTAATACAGCATGTCGCACCTGGCTGGCGCCATGCCATCACGACCGGCAGGATAACGCGCCCAACCCGTATCATGGCCGCATTATCGCTGCTGATCTGGCCCTCCGCCCTTCTCGCGGGGCGATGGATCGGGTTTCTCTGA
- a CDS encoding DUF6152 family protein has product MPTRICKAFMLAVTVILITPSLPAFAHHGWSWAESTQMTLEGTIESISMNPPHPSLTVTDAEGTVWQVDLGNPNQTARSGFTGDTAQPGDAITVIGNRNKDPAEAHMKAVRIIIDGQNYDLYPERIQGN; this is encoded by the coding sequence ATGCCCACTCGTATCTGCAAGGCTTTCATGCTTGCCGTGACGGTCATACTGATCACCCCGTCCCTGCCCGCCTTCGCCCATCACGGCTGGTCATGGGCCGAAAGCACCCAGATGACCCTTGAAGGCACAATCGAAAGCATTTCGATGAACCCGCCCCATCCCTCGCTGACAGTCACCGACGCCGAAGGCACAGTCTGGCAGGTTGATCTGGGAAACCCCAATCAGACAGCACGATCAGGCTTCACCGGCGACACTGCGCAGCCCGGTGATGCGATTACCGTGATCGGAAACCGGAACAAGGACCCGGCAGAAGCACATATGAAAGCCGTCCGCATCATCATCGACGGCCAGAATTACGATCTGTATCCCGAACGCATTCAGGGAAACTGA
- a CDS encoding bifunctional precorrin-2 dehydrogenase/sirohydrochlorin ferrochelatase, which produces MTHYRAPQNKQQYKPAKPENLYGPETENRETFPFFPAFVHVTGKKVVVLGGGEVAAGKLLLLLRSQADITVIAPELCTDIATMVDTGAIRWEAAPFVDTMLNGAVMIFDAADDMHMTRRVKIAAKRRNILLNVVDKTEHCDFIVPAILDRAPVMVTISTGGCAPALARIIRQRLETTLPASMSQLASLARSARRRVAAHLPDNVARQRFWTHFFQNGLQDTHLTQSTPQDLDAALTRFVPEGSSATVPGGQILHADVTADNAFDLAHGIARAIETSDIIFHMPGIAPDILGLARRDATVIELESTGDDGNIDDDARERLKHQAAFFARQGSNITCLYRN; this is translated from the coding sequence ATGACGCATTACCGCGCGCCGCAGAATAAGCAGCAGTATAAACCGGCCAAACCCGAAAACCTGTATGGCCCTGAAACGGAAAACCGGGAAACCTTCCCCTTCTTTCCGGCCTTCGTCCATGTCACCGGCAAAAAGGTCGTCGTGCTGGGCGGGGGTGAGGTCGCGGCGGGCAAACTCCTCCTTTTGCTGCGCAGTCAGGCCGATATTACCGTCATCGCCCCGGAACTGTGCACCGACATCGCAACGATGGTCGATACCGGCGCGATCCGTTGGGAAGCAGCCCCGTTTGTCGATACCATGCTAAATGGCGCGGTGATGATCTTTGACGCCGCCGATGACATGCACATGACCCGCCGGGTCAAGATCGCGGCCAAACGGCGCAACATCCTTTTGAATGTCGTCGACAAGACCGAACATTGCGATTTCATCGTCCCTGCAATCCTTGACCGGGCACCGGTGATGGTCACGATCTCGACGGGCGGCTGCGCCCCGGCACTGGCCCGCATCATCCGCCAACGCCTTGAAACCACCCTGCCCGCCTCGATGTCACAATTGGCAAGCCTCGCCCGCAGCGCACGCCGTCGCGTTGCCGCCCACCTGCCCGACAATGTCGCAAGACAGCGGTTCTGGACACATTTTTTCCAGAACGGTTTGCAGGACACCCACCTGACGCAAAGCACCCCGCAGGACCTTGACGCCGCCCTGACCCGCTTCGTCCCCGAAGGCAGTTCCGCCACCGTTCCGGGCGGCCAGATCCTGCATGCTGATGTCACGGCCGACAATGCCTTTGACCTTGCCCATGGCATTGCACGCGCGATTGAAACATCCGACATCATCTTCCACATGCCCGGCATAGCACCCGACATTCTGGGCCTCGCCCGCCGCGACGCCACCGTGATCGAACTCGAAAGCACCGGCGATGATGGAAACATCGATGACGACGCCCGCGAACGCCTGAAACACCAGGCCGCCTTTTTCGCCCGGCAAGGCAGCAATATCACCTGCCTGTATCGAAACTAA